From one Trifolium pratense cultivar HEN17-A07 linkage group LG1, ARS_RC_1.1, whole genome shotgun sequence genomic stretch:
- the LOC123922761 gene encoding uncharacterized protein LOC123922761 codes for MEPAELKGVKAYLDHREEQRLVQFLMALRDEFEALRGSILHRTPLPNVDSVVNELLAEEIRLKSHSLSHLDKETHTSPPSVFAAPFNKGKPQGRVGVGIDECAFCKQKGHWKLNCPQLMKAGRKNFKPPSSNVAAATSSIVAPPSVGSGIGSAYPYETNSHVFDLAEQFQKFLATQPHAMSASSIKGLNPSSLSGSTIREEDWDRP; via the exons ATGGAACCCGCTGAATTAAAAGGTGTCAAAGCATACCTTGACCATAGAGAAGAGCAACGATTAGTTCAATTTTTGATGGCTCTTCGTGACGAATTTGAGGCCTTGCGTGGGAGTATTCTACATCGTACTCCTCTTCCTAATGTTGACTCGGTTGTTAATGAACTGTTGGCAGAAGAAATTAGACTCAAGTCTCACTCTCTTTCGCATTTGGATAAAGAAACTCATACATCTCCTCCATCCGTCTTTGCTGCTCCTTTTAACAAAGGAAAACCTCAAGGGAGGGTTGGTGTTGGTATTGATGAATGTGCTTTTTGCAAGCAAAAAGGGCATTGGAAATTAAATTGTCCGCAATTGATGAAAGCAGGAAGAAAAAATTTTAAGCCTCCCTCATCTAATGTTGCTGCTGCTACTTCTTCTATTGTTGCTCCTCCGTCCGTTGGTTCTGGTATTGGTTCTGCATACCCATATGAGACTAATTCACATGTATTTGATCTTGCTGAGCAGTTTCAAAAGTTTCTCGCAACTCAGCCACATGCTATGTCTGCCTCCTCTATCAAAGGTTTGAATCCCTCTAGCTTGTCAG GATCAACAATCCGGGAGGAAGATTGGGACAGGCCGTAG